A stretch of the Takifugu flavidus isolate HTHZ2018 chromosome 1, ASM371156v2, whole genome shotgun sequence genome encodes the following:
- the LOC130516317 gene encoding alpha-1,6-mannosylglycoprotein 6-beta-N-acetylglucosaminyltransferase B-like isoform X2, producing the protein MRSESLGSAPLLELQGLRSFWEAEACKWAGVKTRGGENVASCEQKVMRVALRPRSGCLLLCLCLSVLTMLLQNLWMPLDITRDDATGRSPQEQGQRGHTFHRLAVRLEALSTQVQRLSRERDKSQLTGNHLSLLLQGFRRNQQGLAQLVEKELKKVSQQLDTLSRLHHPESHMLSPLDALNLRTASTGPDENCEVPVDPAYPLCAQKVEFLQAHWQSDPCYAFYGVNGTACSILTYLSKIEDFCPPPHGRSHSSLPWHQKPPSSTGKAEIRTTLSRLYEDLSNSNSPAVNFIHSRVQRMSARWIRAGLRMKQRVSSVGSNQMRVLLYPGALAGTAGQHFEAMVERGGPLGELVQWADLSACLTILGHNLTFSTSLQHLHRLIGAPPGGGSCPIQRPLTFDLIYTDYHGLAHLHGAMGLAFLHYQCRFRILDSFGTEPAFNLDTYARSHGYKTLWGSWALQPLQYMTMFPHTPDNSFLGFVSAEEASEEEQKTDPNRKERIAVVYGKQEYMWQGKSEYVGLISEELETHATVYQPPGHSSNLPSFIKNHGLLSQDDFLQLMRRAKVFVGLGFPYEGPAPIEAISLGCVFLQPRFSTSHSSDSNGFYSGKPTTRQISSQHPYADAFIGKPHVWTVDLTNKTAVREAVRAILRTEVTPFTPREFTCEGMLERVHAYVTHQNFCSKSVPIWPPQSALRLHLGPLGQSCVDVCQRSSHVCEPALFHHLNSPAAFSRLGLGCSSMKQGVNHLFPSYSPWGRHCSLQQEPLLFSCAGSDPKQRRLCPCRAHIFGQVALCLDCI; encoded by the exons gaGTTTTTGGGAGGCCGAGGCTTGCAAGTGGGCCGGGGTGAAGACCAGAGGAGGTGAGAACgtgg CTTCCTGTGAACAGAAGGTCATGCGTGTTGCGCTGCGGCCTCGCAG cggctgcCTGCtactgtgtctgtgtctgtcggTGCTGAccatgctgctgcagaacctctgGATGCCTCTCGACATCACCCGAGATGATGCGACCGGAAGGTCACCTCAAGAACAAG GTCAGCGTGGCCACACATTCCATAGGTTGGCTGTTCGCTTGGAGGCTTTGAGCACTCAGGTgcagaggctgagcagagagagagataagagTCAGCTGACGGGAAACCACCtgagcctgctgctgcaggg CTTTAGGCGGAACCAACAAGGCTTGGCCCAGTTAGTagaaaaagagctgaagaaaGTGTCACAGCAACTGGACACGCTCAGCCGCCTCCATCACCCCGAATCCCACATGCTGTCCCCTCTTGATGCCCTCAACCTGCGCACAG CCTCCACAGGGCCTGATGAAAACTGCGAGGTCCCTGTGGATCCTGCATATCCGCTATGCGCACAGAAAGTAGAG TTTCTGCAGGCCCATTGGCAGTCAGACCCCTGTTATGCCTTCTATGGGGTGAATGGTACTGCTTGCTCTATACTGACATACCTCAGCAAAATAGAGGACTTTTGTCCCCCTCCTCATGGAAGAAGCCACTCATCTCTGCCGTGGCATCAGAAGCCACCCTCTTCTACAGGGAAG GCTGAGATTCGTACGACCCTGAGTCGACTGTATGAGGACCTCAGCAACAGCAATAGTCCTGCTGTGAACTTCATACATTCCAGAGTGCAGAGGATGTCTGCTCGGTGGATCCGAGCCGGGCTGAGGATGAAGCAAAGGGTCAGCAGTGTGGGCTCCAACCAGATGAGG GTGCTGCTGTATCCAGGGGCTCTGGCCGGGACCGCAGGGCAACATTTTGAAGCCATGGTAGAAAGAGGGGGTCCTCTGGGGGAACTGGTTCAGTGGGCTGACCTCAGTGCCTGTTTGACAATCTTAGGTCACAATCTGACCTTTAGCACTTCACTGCAGCATCTCCACAG GCTGATAGGTGCTCCACCAGGGGGTGGCAGCTGTCCAATTCAGAGGCCCTTGACCTTCGACCTCATCTATACCGACTATCATGGCCTCGCTCACCTTCATGGGGCAATGGGACTGGCTTTCCTGCATTATCA GTGCCGCTTCAGAATCCTGGACTCCTTTGGTACGGAGCCGGCCTTTAACCTGGACACTTATGCACGCAGCCATGGATATAAAACTCTGTGGGGGAGCTGGgccctgcagcctctgcagtaCATGACGATGTTCC CTCACACACCTGATAACTCCTTCCTGGGATTTGTGAGTGCGGAGGAGGCGAGTGAGGAAGAGCAAAAGACGGATCCCAACAGGAAAGAGAGGATAGCAGTTGTCTATGGCAAGCAGGAGTACATGTGGCAG GGTAAATCTGAATATGTGGGCTTGATCAGTGAAGAGCTGGAGACCCACGCTACGGTCTATCAACCTCCCGGACATTCCTCTAATCTGCCAAGCTTCATCAAAAACCACGGCCTGCTGAGTCAGGATGACTTCCTACAACTAATGCGCCGAGCCAAG GTGTTTGTCGGTCTTGGCTTCCCCTACGAGGGCCCCGCTCCCATTGAAGCGATCTCTCTCGGCTGCGTGTTCCTCCAGCCACGTTTCAGCACCTCGCACTCGTCAGACAGTAATGGCTTCTACAGCGGAAAGCCCACCACGCGACAG ATTTCCTCCCAGCACCCGTATGCGGACGCATTCATTGGCAAACCCCACGTGTGGACAGTGGACCTGACCAACAAGACCGCTGTGCGCGAAGCGGTCCGGGCCATTCTACGCACAGAG GTGACGCCTTTCACGCCACGGGAGTTCACGTGTGAGGGAATGCTGGAGAGAGTTCATGCTTATGTCACTCACCAG AATTTCTGCAGTAAATCTGTCCCTATTTGGCCACCACAAAGCGCACTGAGGCTACACCTGGGTCCCCTGGGTCAGTCCTGTGTAGATGTGTGTCAGCGATCTTCTCACGTCTGTGAACCAGCTCTGTTTCATCACCTCAACAGTCCTGCTGCATTTTCCAG GCTCGGGCTAGGCTGCTCCAGTATGAAGCAAGGTGTGAATCACCTGTTTCCTTCATATAGCCCCTGGGGCCGACACTGTAGCCTTCAGCAGGAGCCGCTGCTGTTCAGCTGTGCTGGATCGGACCCTAAACAGCGCAGGCTGTGTCCCTGCAGAGCTCACATATTTGGACAGGTGGCGCTCTGCCTCGACTGCATCTAA
- the LOC130516317 gene encoding alpha-1,6-mannosylglycoprotein 6-beta-N-acetylglucosaminyltransferase B-like isoform X1 has protein sequence MRSESLGSAPLLELQGLRSFWEAEACKWAGVKTRGGENVASCEQKVMRVALRPRSGCLLLCLCLSVLTMLLQNLWMPLDITRDDATGRSPQEQGQRGHTFHRLAVRLEALSTQVQRLSRERDKSQLTGNHLSLLLQGFRRNQQGLAQLVEKELKKVSQQLDTLSRLHHPESHMLSPLDALNLRTASTGPDENCEVPVDPAYPLCAQKVEFLQAHWQSDPCYAFYGVNGTACSILTYLSKIEDFCPPPHGRSHSSLPWHQKPPSSTGKAEIRTTLSRLYEDLSNSNSPAVNFIHSRVQRMSARWIRAGLRMKQRVSSVGSNQMRVLLYPGALAGTAGQHFEAMVERGGPLGELVQWADLSACLTILGHNLTFSTSLQHLHRLIGAPPGGGSCPIQRPLTFDLIYTDYHGLAHLHGAMGLAFLHYQCRFRILDSFGTEPAFNLDTYARSHGYKTLWGSWALQPLQYMTMFPHTPDNSFLGFVSAEEASEEEQKTDPNRKERIAVVYGKQEYMWQGKSEYVGLISEELETHATVYQPPGHSSNLPSFIKNHGLLSQDDFLQLMRRAKVFVGLGFPYEGPAPIEAISLGCVFLQPRFSTSHSSDSNGFYSGKPTTRQISSQHPYADAFIGKPHVWTVDLTNKTAVREAVRAILRTEVVNTMVTPFTPREFTCEGMLERVHAYVTHQNFCSKSVPIWPPQSALRLHLGPLGQSCVDVCQRSSHVCEPALFHHLNSPAAFSRLGLGCSSMKQGVNHLFPSYSPWGRHCSLQQEPLLFSCAGSDPKQRRLCPCRAHIFGQVALCLDCI, from the exons gaGTTTTTGGGAGGCCGAGGCTTGCAAGTGGGCCGGGGTGAAGACCAGAGGAGGTGAGAACgtgg CTTCCTGTGAACAGAAGGTCATGCGTGTTGCGCTGCGGCCTCGCAG cggctgcCTGCtactgtgtctgtgtctgtcggTGCTGAccatgctgctgcagaacctctgGATGCCTCTCGACATCACCCGAGATGATGCGACCGGAAGGTCACCTCAAGAACAAG GTCAGCGTGGCCACACATTCCATAGGTTGGCTGTTCGCTTGGAGGCTTTGAGCACTCAGGTgcagaggctgagcagagagagagataagagTCAGCTGACGGGAAACCACCtgagcctgctgctgcaggg CTTTAGGCGGAACCAACAAGGCTTGGCCCAGTTAGTagaaaaagagctgaagaaaGTGTCACAGCAACTGGACACGCTCAGCCGCCTCCATCACCCCGAATCCCACATGCTGTCCCCTCTTGATGCCCTCAACCTGCGCACAG CCTCCACAGGGCCTGATGAAAACTGCGAGGTCCCTGTGGATCCTGCATATCCGCTATGCGCACAGAAAGTAGAG TTTCTGCAGGCCCATTGGCAGTCAGACCCCTGTTATGCCTTCTATGGGGTGAATGGTACTGCTTGCTCTATACTGACATACCTCAGCAAAATAGAGGACTTTTGTCCCCCTCCTCATGGAAGAAGCCACTCATCTCTGCCGTGGCATCAGAAGCCACCCTCTTCTACAGGGAAG GCTGAGATTCGTACGACCCTGAGTCGACTGTATGAGGACCTCAGCAACAGCAATAGTCCTGCTGTGAACTTCATACATTCCAGAGTGCAGAGGATGTCTGCTCGGTGGATCCGAGCCGGGCTGAGGATGAAGCAAAGGGTCAGCAGTGTGGGCTCCAACCAGATGAGG GTGCTGCTGTATCCAGGGGCTCTGGCCGGGACCGCAGGGCAACATTTTGAAGCCATGGTAGAAAGAGGGGGTCCTCTGGGGGAACTGGTTCAGTGGGCTGACCTCAGTGCCTGTTTGACAATCTTAGGTCACAATCTGACCTTTAGCACTTCACTGCAGCATCTCCACAG GCTGATAGGTGCTCCACCAGGGGGTGGCAGCTGTCCAATTCAGAGGCCCTTGACCTTCGACCTCATCTATACCGACTATCATGGCCTCGCTCACCTTCATGGGGCAATGGGACTGGCTTTCCTGCATTATCA GTGCCGCTTCAGAATCCTGGACTCCTTTGGTACGGAGCCGGCCTTTAACCTGGACACTTATGCACGCAGCCATGGATATAAAACTCTGTGGGGGAGCTGGgccctgcagcctctgcagtaCATGACGATGTTCC CTCACACACCTGATAACTCCTTCCTGGGATTTGTGAGTGCGGAGGAGGCGAGTGAGGAAGAGCAAAAGACGGATCCCAACAGGAAAGAGAGGATAGCAGTTGTCTATGGCAAGCAGGAGTACATGTGGCAG GGTAAATCTGAATATGTGGGCTTGATCAGTGAAGAGCTGGAGACCCACGCTACGGTCTATCAACCTCCCGGACATTCCTCTAATCTGCCAAGCTTCATCAAAAACCACGGCCTGCTGAGTCAGGATGACTTCCTACAACTAATGCGCCGAGCCAAG GTGTTTGTCGGTCTTGGCTTCCCCTACGAGGGCCCCGCTCCCATTGAAGCGATCTCTCTCGGCTGCGTGTTCCTCCAGCCACGTTTCAGCACCTCGCACTCGTCAGACAGTAATGGCTTCTACAGCGGAAAGCCCACCACGCGACAG ATTTCCTCCCAGCACCCGTATGCGGACGCATTCATTGGCAAACCCCACGTGTGGACAGTGGACCTGACCAACAAGACCGCTGTGCGCGAAGCGGTCCGGGCCATTCTACGCACAGAGGTGGTCAACACAATG GTGACGCCTTTCACGCCACGGGAGTTCACGTGTGAGGGAATGCTGGAGAGAGTTCATGCTTATGTCACTCACCAG AATTTCTGCAGTAAATCTGTCCCTATTTGGCCACCACAAAGCGCACTGAGGCTACACCTGGGTCCCCTGGGTCAGTCCTGTGTAGATGTGTGTCAGCGATCTTCTCACGTCTGTGAACCAGCTCTGTTTCATCACCTCAACAGTCCTGCTGCATTTTCCAG GCTCGGGCTAGGCTGCTCCAGTATGAAGCAAGGTGTGAATCACCTGTTTCCTTCATATAGCCCCTGGGGCCGACACTGTAGCCTTCAGCAGGAGCCGCTGCTGTTCAGCTGTGCTGGATCGGACCCTAAACAGCGCAGGCTGTGTCCCTGCAGAGCTCACATATTTGGACAGGTGGCGCTCTGCCTCGACTGCATCTAA